In Scomber japonicus isolate fScoJap1 chromosome 7, fScoJap1.pri, whole genome shotgun sequence, one genomic interval encodes:
- the lhx4 gene encoding LIM/homeobox protein Lhx4, whose translation MMQSAAVLPTESPVKSLPEILGVPLQQIPQCAGCSQHILDKFILKVLDRHWHSKCLKCADCQTPLADKCFSRAGSVYCKEDFFKRFGTKCASCQQGIPPTQVVRKAQDFVYHLHCFACIMCSRQLATGDEFYLMEDGRLVCKVDYETAKQNDDSEAGTKRPRTTITAKQLETLKSAYKNSPKPARHVREQLSSETGLDMRVVQVWFQNRRAKEKRLKKDAGRHRWTQFYKSVKRSRGGPKVEKESSADDAGLSDSELSFRDDQVLSDLGHTNGLYGSVGDVTNSAVLNGGFSVDAAGQPYHDIRAGSPYGLPQSPSSITSLPGHTPLLNNLGFSMDSLVAQGGPGGVGQALRAMAGGPTSDLSTGSSTGYPDFPTSPASWLDEMDHSQF comes from the exons ATGATGCAAAGTGCGGCGGTCCTACCGACAGAGAGTCCTGTAAAGAGTTTACCGGAGATTCTCGGAGTGCCACTGCAAC AGATCCCTCAGTGTGCAGGCTGTAGTCAGCATATCCTGGACAAGTTCATCCTCAAGGTGCTGGACAGACACTGGCACTCCAAGTGCCTCAAGTGTGCCGACTGTCAGACTCCGCTGGCGGACAAATGTTTCTCCCGGGCAGGAAGCGTCTACTGCAAGGAGGATTTCTTCAA GCGTTTTGGAACAAAATGTGCATCATGCCAACAGGGGATTCCTCCGACGCAGGTTGTGCGGAAGGCGCAGGACTTTGTGTATCACCTGCACTGCTTCGCCTGCATCATGTGCAGCAGACAGCTGGCCACTGGGGATGAGTTTTACCTCATGGAGGATGGGAGACTGGTGTGCAAAGTGGATTACgagacagcaaaacaaaacg ATGATTCAGAGGCGGGGACCAAGCGACCGAGGACCACCATCACGGCCAAGCAACTGGAGACTCTCAAAAGTGCCTACAAAAACTCGCCGAAGCCAGCACGCCACGTCAGAGAGCAGCTGTCCTCTGAGACAGGGCTGGACATGAGAGTAGTGCAG GTGTGGTTCCAGAACCGGCGAGCGAAAGAAAAGCGTTTGAAGAAAGATGCAGGTCGACATCGCTGGACTCAGTTTTATAAAAGTGTTAAACGCAGCCGAGGAGGTCCTAAGGTTGAGAAGGAAAGCTCAGCTGATGACGCAGGCCTCAGTGACAGTGAACTGAGCTTCAGAG ACGACCAGGTGCTGTCAGATCTCGGCCACACCAATGGGCTCTATGGGAGTGTCGGGGACGTGACTAACAGTGCGGTGCTGAATGGCGGCTTCTCTGTAGACGCAGCAGGGCAACCCTACCACGACATACGAGCAGGAAGTCCCTACGGTCTCCCTCAGTCGccctcctccatcacctcacTGCCTGGCCACACCCCTCTCCTCAACAACCTCGGCTTCAGCATGGACAGTCTGGTGGCGCAAGGGGGGCCGGGCGGGGTGGGACAGGCCCTAAGGGCCATGGCGGGAGGCCCCACCTCAGACCTCTCCACAGGCAGCAGTACGGGATACCCAGACTTCCCCACCAGCCCCGCCTCCTGGCTGGACGAGATGGACCATTCCCAGTTCTGA